The Bradyrhizobium sp. CCGB01 genome segment CGTGTCGCCGTCGGCGGGCTGGGCGTTGCCGACCAGGCCGGTCGCCGTTGCCGCACCGTTCGCGATCAGGGTGATCGCACCGGTCAGCGCGGTGGTGCCGTCGCCGGCCGTTGCCGCCGCACCGGTCACGGTGCCGATGGTGGCGCCGAGCGTCGTGGTGCCGCTTGCCGCATGCGTGCCGCCGGCGGTGCCGTCATAGAGCACGTTGCTGCTCGCGGTCGCGCTCGCATAGGACGTGGTGCCACGCAGGTCAGACGCGGTCGCACCGGAGATCGTGGTGGAGACGTTGGACTTGGTGGAGTAGCCGACGGTGGTCTGCAGCGCCTGGTTGGCGATCGACTTGGCGCTGTCGATCAGCTTCTGCAGCGAGGTGATGCCGGTGTTGGCGGCCTGCAGCACCTGCACGCCGTTGGCGATGCCATCGAGCAGGTTGTTGATGTCGCTGGCGCGGTTGTCGAGCGACTGGGCGGTGAAGAAGTTGGTGGGATTGTCCAGGGCCGAGTTGACGCTCTTGCCGGTCGACAGACGGTTCTGCGTGGTGGCGAGAAGATCAGCAGTGGACTGGAGGGAGAGGAGGTTCTGACGAACCGATGCGGAGAGAACGATACCGGACATACGCTGTTACCTTTCTGGTAAACGCTACTGTGACGCGTCTGCTCGGGTCCTGATTGACCCGGCGACCAGCGGACCGTGGCTCCGAGAATCTAACGAAGCATGAAATGAAAACGGCGCTTTGTCTGAGTCGCGGCGCGATTCGGGGCACTGCGGCGCGATCGTCGCTGCACCGCCGTGGAATTTTATCGTTGAAAAGATTGAGATTTTCCGCGTGACCGCCCGAGATTCACAACTCGTTAACTAGTCTTGATGGAGTATTGCGCCCTGATCCGCCGCAACACACGCTCGGTTACGAAAGCGTTGATGGAGAACAGGCATGGCCCTCAAGGTCGAGCTCAGACCGCACGAACGCATCATCGTCGGTAACTGCGTGATAACCAACACCGACCAGCGCGCCCGCCTTCTGATCGACGGCGACAACGTGCCGATCCTGCGCGAGCGCGACATCCTCACGCCGGAGACCGCCGATACGCCGGCCAAGCTCGTCTATCTGGCGGTCCAGCTGATGTATATCTCGCCGGATCCGCAGAGCCAGCACGGCACCTACTTCAACCTGGTGCGCGACATCGTCACCGCGGTGCCGAGTGCCTGGCCGATCATCGAGAGCATCAACAACCACATCATGAGCGGCGACCTCTACCGGGCGCTGAAGGATGCCCGCAAGCTGATCGCCTATGAAGACAAGCTGCGTGAGCAGTTCGAGGCCACCCATCCCAAGGCGGACGTCAAGGAAGACGTCAGCTCGGCCGCCTGAGCGCTTCGCACATCTCAAACGAAAACGCCCCGGACCTGGTCCGGGGCGTTTTG includes the following:
- the flbT gene encoding flagellar biosynthesis repressor FlbT, with the protein product MALKVELRPHERIIVGNCVITNTDQRARLLIDGDNVPILRERDILTPETADTPAKLVYLAVQLMYISPDPQSQHGTYFNLVRDIVTAVPSAWPIIESINNHIMSGDLYRALKDARKLIAYEDKLREQFEATHPKADVKEDVSSAA